In Anaerostipes hadrus ATCC 29173 = JCM 17467, a single genomic region encodes these proteins:
- a CDS encoding NAD-dependent protein deacylase produces MDNEKIEKLQQMIDESNHIVFFGGAGVSTESHIPDFRSTDGLYHQTYKYPPEVMVSHTFYTQHTEEFYDFYKNKMIFLDAKPNKAHLKLAEMEQAGKLSAIVTQNIDGLHQAAGSKNVFELHGSVHRNYCQKCGKFFDVNYVVNAKGVPYCDECGGIIKPDVVLYEEGLDSQTINGAVRAISKADMLIIGGTSLVVYPAAGMIDYFKGKYLAVLNRDATSRDKQADLCITDPIGEVLGRIRV; encoded by the coding sequence ATGGATAACGAAAAGATTGAAAAATTACAACAGATGATCGATGAAAGTAATCATATCGTATTCTTTGGTGGCGCAGGTGTTTCAACAGAGAGTCATATTCCAGACTTTCGAAGCACGGATGGTTTGTATCACCAGACTTATAAATATCCACCCGAGGTTATGGTAAGCCATACATTTTATACACAGCATACGGAAGAATTTTATGATTTTTATAAGAATAAGATGATCTTCTTGGATGCAAAACCGAATAAGGCACATTTAAAACTGGCAGAGATGGAACAGGCGGGAAAACTGTCTGCGATCGTTACGCAAAATATCGACGGGCTTCATCAGGCAGCAGGAAGTAAAAATGTCTTTGAACTGCACGGCAGTGTTCACAGAAACTATTGCCAGAAATGCGGCAAGTTCTTCGATGTGAATTATGTCGTGAATGCCAAAGGAGTCCCATATTGTGATGAATGTGGGGGAATCATCAAACCAGATGTTGTATTATATGAAGAAGGTTTAGATTCTCAGACGATCAACGGAGCAGTCAGAGCCATTTCCAAGGCAGATATGCTGATCATTGGAGGAACATCACTGGTTGTCTACCCAGCCGCTGGAATGATCGATTATTTTAAAGGAAAATATCTTGCAGTACTGAATCGTGATGCGACAAGCAGAGATAAACAGGCAGATTTGTGCATTACAGACCCAATCGGAGAAGTACTGGGAAGAATCAGGGTATAA
- a CDS encoding NusG domain II-containing protein: MKKKDIILIAAVLAISLISLAAIKMTQKDGKEVYKTSIKKDQIYQIPEKNGTNVMQIKDGKVTMKKADCKDQICADHKAIEKSGETIVCLPHKVVIEIQAEDGKEQELDGVTQ; this comes from the coding sequence ATGAAGAAAAAAGATATAATCTTGATTGCAGCAGTACTGGCAATTTCACTGATCAGTTTGGCAGCGATCAAGATGACACAAAAAGACGGAAAAGAAGTGTACAAAACATCCATCAAGAAAGATCAGATCTATCAGATTCCAGAGAAAAATGGCACGAACGTCATGCAGATCAAAGATGGAAAAGTTACAATGAAAAAAGCAGACTGTAAAGACCAGATCTGTGCAGACCATAAAGCAATCGAGAAATCAGGAGAAACGATCGTATGTCTGCCACATAAAGTAGTGATTGAGATTCAAGCAGAAGATGGTAAGGAACAGGAATTAGACGGGGTAACACAATAA
- a CDS encoding Gx transporter family protein, with protein sequence MSTKRLATDAMFLTLALVVSYIEVLIPVPVGIPGVKLGLANGVIMVLLFFTTWTRTLEISVIRVVLAGFLFGNPMTIAYSLAGGILSLVIMGLLKKIEGFSPIGISVGGGVAHNIGQLSVAVFLMENTKIYYYAPVLLITGMIAGIIIGVLSGVLVKKIPPQLFR encoded by the coding sequence ATGTCAACAAAAAGATTAGCGACAGATGCGATGTTTTTAACATTGGCACTTGTTGTATCCTATATAGAAGTATTGATCCCGGTACCAGTTGGAATTCCCGGAGTGAAATTAGGACTTGCCAATGGAGTGATTATGGTTTTGTTATTCTTTACAACATGGACAAGAACACTTGAGATCTCAGTGATCCGAGTTGTACTGGCAGGATTCTTGTTTGGAAATCCAATGACGATCGCTTACAGTCTGGCAGGAGGGATCTTAAGTCTGGTCATCATGGGACTTCTAAAGAAGATCGAAGGATTCTCACCCATTGGAATCAGCGTTGGAGGCGGAGTAGCGCATAATATCGGGCAGCTCAGTGTTGCTGTTTTCTTAATGGAGAATACAAAGATTTATTATTATGCACCAGTATTACTAATCACAGGAATGATCGCAGGGATCATCATCGGAGTGTTAAGTGGAGTGCTAGTTAAGAAGATCCCGCCACAACTATTTCGATAA
- a CDS encoding phosphatase PAP2 family protein, producing the protein MRTKLNEIIKNGHLGMIAVFFIVYMITFSYIEDRDVHHYIIHTTIDDQIPFCEYFIVPYLLWFLFVAVTVFYFMFFNKNQWKEYYQLIITLGTGMTLFLIISLVFPNGQDLRPVLTGDSIFIKAVQMIYHTDTPTNVLPSIHVFNSLACCGAILKNQRKYKKSTDTACVVLTILIIMSTMFLKQHSVVDVVLAALMYTGCYRIIYGNELWSQNAFRTSIFSDHS; encoded by the coding sequence TTGAGAACAAAATTAAATGAGATCATAAAAAATGGGCATCTTGGTATGATCGCAGTATTTTTTATAGTTTATATGATCACATTTTCCTACATTGAAGATCGAGATGTGCATCATTACATCATACATACAACGATAGATGATCAGATACCATTCTGTGAATATTTCATCGTACCATATCTATTATGGTTCTTATTTGTAGCAGTTACAGTTTTTTATTTTATGTTTTTTAATAAGAATCAATGGAAAGAATATTATCAGCTGATCATAACACTTGGAACAGGCATGACCCTGTTTTTGATCATCTCATTAGTATTTCCGAATGGACAGGATCTAAGACCAGTTCTTACTGGAGACAGCATTTTTATCAAAGCAGTACAGATGATCTATCACACGGATACTCCGACGAATGTACTTCCAAGTATCCATGTATTTAACTCTCTGGCATGCTGTGGTGCGATTTTGAAGAATCAGAGAAAATATAAGAAAAGCACCGATACAGCATGTGTTGTCTTAACGATATTAATTATCATGTCGACGATGTTCTTAAAACAACACAGTGTGGTGGACGTAGTGCTCGCAGCCCTGATGTATACTGGATGTTACAGGATCATCTATGGGAATGAATTATGGTCACAGAATGCATTTCGCACGTCTATTTTCAGCGATCATTCGTGA
- a CDS encoding metal ABC transporter substrate-binding protein: MSFGMAGCTGNTSKKKSNGKIRITTSFYTMYDFAKKIGGDKVEVINLVPAGTEPHDWEPSTKDLIEMEKSDIFIYNGAGMEQWVDDVLESLDTEELTSVEASKGIKLLKDQDAHEHDHEHNSGNDPHVWLDPQNAKYEMNKIKKALIKVDAENKDYYEANYKRYAKECDKLDTLYKEETSKFTKKELVVAHEAFGYLCHAYGLEQMGIEGLSADDEPDPKQMSEVIRFAKEHQVKTIFFEELVSPKVAKTIAKETGANAKMLNPLEGLSNKKIKAGEDYFSVMKQNLAAIKEALSE; encoded by the coding sequence ATGAGTTTTGGCATGGCAGGATGTACTGGCAATACAAGCAAGAAGAAATCGAATGGCAAGATAAGAATTACAACAAGTTTTTACACCATGTATGATTTTGCAAAGAAGATCGGTGGAGACAAAGTAGAAGTGATCAATTTAGTACCAGCAGGAACAGAACCTCATGACTGGGAACCATCAACGAAGGATCTGATCGAGATGGAGAAATCAGACATCTTTATTTATAATGGAGCCGGCATGGAACAATGGGTAGATGACGTTTTGGAAAGCCTTGATACGGAAGAACTTACAAGCGTTGAAGCATCCAAAGGGATCAAGTTACTAAAAGATCAGGATGCACATGAACACGATCACGAACACAACAGTGGGAATGATCCCCATGTCTGGTTAGATCCACAGAATGCAAAGTATGAGATGAACAAGATCAAGAAAGCATTGATCAAAGTGGATGCAGAGAATAAAGATTATTACGAAGCGAATTATAAGAGATACGCAAAAGAATGTGACAAATTAGATACATTATATAAGGAAGAAACATCCAAATTTACAAAGAAAGAACTTGTTGTGGCACATGAAGCATTTGGCTATCTATGTCACGCATATGGGTTAGAACAGATGGGAATTGAGGGATTATCCGCAGACGATGAACCAGATCCCAAACAGATGAGCGAAGTGATCCGCTTTGCAAAAGAACATCAGGTAAAAACAATCTTTTTTGAAGAACTGGTGAGTCCGAAAGTAGCGAAAACCATTGCAAAAGAGACCGGAGCCAATGCAAAGATGTTAAACCCCCTGGAAGGACTAAGTAACAAAAAAATCAAAGCAGGAGAAGATTATTTTTCCGTAATGAAACAAAATCTCGCTGCGATCAAAGAGGCATTAAGCGAATGA